Proteins found in one Planctomycetia bacterium genomic segment:
- a CDS encoding RNA polymerase, with amino-acid sequence MANGGSTTPDTQRRALEDSLLRRIADGDQSAVPECISRYGGLIWSLARRRLASREDAEDVVQEIFVDVWRSADRFDPLLAEEITFVAMIARRRVIDRLRQRSVQRQTASIDEAGASAVVDVAGLETVGRRLELGEEARIADEHLQRLNPAEQQVLRLSIYDDLSHAAIAEQTGVPLGTVKSHIRRGLDSLRRTLAGRRRDAFEAAGHGRATTERSTR; translated from the coding sequence ATGGCGAACGGCGGCAGCACGACACCGGATACGCAGAGGCGCGCCTTGGAAGACTCACTCCTCAGGAGGATCGCCGACGGAGACCAGTCGGCCGTGCCAGAGTGCATCTCCCGGTATGGCGGACTGATTTGGTCGCTCGCGCGGCGTCGGCTGGCGAGCCGGGAGGATGCCGAGGATGTCGTGCAGGAGATTTTCGTCGATGTATGGAGGTCGGCGGACCGGTTCGACCCGCTGCTGGCCGAGGAGATCACGTTCGTGGCGATGATCGCCAGAAGACGCGTCATCGACAGGCTCCGCCAGCGGTCTGTGCAGCGGCAGACAGCCTCGATTGACGAAGCGGGCGCGTCCGCTGTGGTCGATGTCGCGGGCTTGGAGACGGTGGGCCGACGGCTCGAACTGGGCGAAGAGGCCCGGATCGCCGACGAGCATCTCCAGCGGCTCAACCCCGCCGAGCAGCAGGTGCTTCGGCTTTCGATTTACGACGACCTCTCGCATGCGGCGATCGCCGAACAGACGGGCGTCCCTCTGGGCACGGTCAAGTCGCACATTCGACGCGGACTCGACAGCCTGCGGCGCACGCTGGCCGGTCGCCGACGGGATGCCTTCGAAGCAGCCGGCCACGGGCGGGCGACCACGGAAAGGAGCACGCGATGA
- a CDS encoding helicase, with translation MPADQPHPAPPMWSISGAELVLPAVGLAPPGVVRIAAPVPLRLPLAAPLPTAHRLPLLDAAPAVRSFRFAAPVAATSPGRVACPGGGTRPGGGTRPAGKRTRIAPPGDVVKLEERFFYLLQPDLETILSSARLAFPREPFPFQLDGIAYLVPRHAAVLADEMGLGKSMQAISSLRLLVRSGEARSVLVVCPKGLVSNWARELADWAPELTVAVIEGDPDRRRWQWTLPDVPVKLANYEVLVRDRDVVREAGLAFDLVVLDEAQRIKNRSSQTNQAVRAVVRRRSWALTGTPVENSADDLVGIFEFVAPGHVNERMTPRALGAAVADHILRRTKDRVLTDMPPRLNRDCRIELGAAQRETYRRAEEDGVLRLSDMGREATIRHVFELVLRLKQICNFDTATGESAKFERLAAELEEVQASGRKALVFSQWVQTLGRLRQGLERFGALEYHGGMPTAARDETIRRFRTDPRHSVLLLSYGAGAVGLNLQFSQYVFLFDRWWNPAIEDQAVNRAHRIGAAGAVTVTRFLAAGTIEERIDEVLRQKRDLSEMILSQAGAPVASGLTVGELFALFDLPSPAAAGGDAPARIAA, from the coding sequence ATGCCGGCCGACCAGCCACACCCTGCACCTCCGATGTGGTCGATCAGCGGAGCGGAACTCGTCCTTCCCGCGGTCGGTCTCGCGCCGCCCGGCGTCGTGCGGATCGCCGCGCCCGTGCCGCTGCGGCTGCCGCTCGCCGCGCCGCTTCCGACAGCCCACCGCCTGCCGCTGCTCGACGCGGCGCCGGCCGTACGCAGCTTCCGCTTCGCGGCGCCGGTTGCCGCGACGTCCCCCGGCCGCGTCGCCTGCCCGGGCGGCGGCACAAGGCCGGGCGGCGGCACAAGGCCGGCGGGCAAGCGGACGCGAATCGCGCCCCCGGGGGACGTCGTCAAGCTCGAGGAGCGGTTCTTCTACCTCCTCCAGCCCGATCTGGAGACGATTCTTTCCTCGGCCCGGCTGGCCTTTCCGCGCGAGCCGTTTCCCTTCCAGCTCGACGGCATCGCCTACCTCGTCCCCCGGCACGCGGCGGTGCTCGCCGACGAAATGGGGCTCGGCAAGTCGATGCAGGCGATCTCGTCGCTGCGGCTCCTGGTGCGGTCGGGCGAGGCACGGAGCGTGCTCGTGGTCTGCCCCAAGGGGCTGGTCTCCAACTGGGCCCGCGAGCTCGCCGACTGGGCGCCGGAACTGACGGTGGCGGTGATCGAAGGGGACCCCGACCGGCGGCGCTGGCAGTGGACGCTCCCCGACGTGCCGGTGAAGCTCGCCAACTACGAGGTCCTCGTCCGTGACCGCGACGTCGTTCGCGAGGCCGGGCTGGCGTTCGATCTCGTGGTCCTCGACGAGGCCCAGCGAATCAAGAACAGGTCGAGCCAGACGAATCAGGCGGTGCGGGCGGTCGTGCGGCGGCGCAGCTGGGCCCTCACCGGCACACCGGTCGAAAACAGCGCCGACGACCTCGTGGGAATCTTCGAGTTCGTGGCCCCGGGGCACGTCAACGAGCGGATGACGCCCCGGGCGCTCGGCGCCGCGGTTGCCGACCACATCCTGCGCCGGACGAAGGACCGGGTGCTCACCGACATGCCGCCGCGGCTCAATCGCGACTGCCGAATCGAGCTCGGCGCCGCGCAGCGCGAGACCTACCGCCGCGCCGAGGAGGACGGCGTGCTGCGGCTCTCCGACATGGGCCGCGAGGCGACGATCCGCCACGTCTTCGAACTCGTCCTCCGCCTCAAGCAGATCTGCAACTTCGACACGGCCACCGGCGAGAGCGCCAAGTTCGAGCGACTCGCAGCCGAGCTGGAGGAGGTCCAGGCCAGCGGCCGCAAGGCGCTGGTCTTCAGCCAGTGGGTGCAGACGCTGGGCCGGCTCCGGCAGGGGCTGGAGCGGTTCGGCGCCCTCGAGTATCACGGCGGCATGCCGACCGCCGCCCGCGACGAGACGATCCGGCGGTTCCGCACCGACCCGCGGCACTCGGTGCTCCTGCTCTCGTACGGCGCGGGGGCGGTGGGGCTGAACCTGCAGTTCTCACAGTACGTCTTTCTCTTCGACCGCTGGTGGAACCCGGCGATCGAGGACCAGGCGGTGAACCGGGCCCACCGCATCGGGGCCGCGGGTGCGGTGACGGTGACACGGTTCCTGGCCGCGGGCACGATCGAGGAGCGGATCGACGAGGTGCTGCGACAGAAGCGCGACCTGTCGGAGATGATCCTCTCCCAGGCGGGCGCGCCGGTGGCCAGCGGGCTCACGGTCGGGGAACTCTTCGCCCTCTTCGACCTGCCGTCGCCGGCCGCTGCCGGCGGCGATGCCCCGGCCCGCATCGCCGCCTGA
- a CDS encoding Fe-S cluster assembly protein SufB: protein MSAGLDESSTLALGEINKYDFRTDSPAVFKARRGIDATIVAQISEMKREPAWMRDFRLKSLEIFDSKPMPHWGGHVGVDFQEIFYYLKPAEQQGKTWEEVPDAIKKTFDRLGIPEAERKFLAGVKAQFESEVVYGSLQEDLAKKGVIFTDTDTAVREHSDLLREYFGTIIPPTDNKFAALNSAVWSGGSFIYVPKGVKIEFPLQAYFRINAESMGQFERTLIIVDEGAQVHYVEGCTAPMYSTESLHSAVVEIVVKRGGRCRYTTIQNWANNIYNLVTKRAMAYGDSLMEWIDGNLGSHLTMKYPAVYMMEPGARGEILSIAFASAGQHQDAGAKLVHAAPHTSGRIVSKSISKNGGRASYRGLVKVEPGAKKSRSSVVCDALILDDRSRSDTYPYIEIEEQDVSIGHEASVSKIGEEQLFYLQSRGLTEAEASTMIVGGFIEPLVKELPMEYAVEMNRLIELQMEGSVG, encoded by the coding sequence GACGATCGTGGCGCAGATTTCGGAGATGAAGCGCGAGCCGGCGTGGATGCGCGACTTCCGCCTCAAGTCGCTGGAGATCTTCGACTCCAAACCGATGCCGCACTGGGGCGGCCACGTGGGGGTCGATTTCCAGGAGATCTTCTACTACCTCAAGCCGGCCGAGCAGCAGGGGAAGACCTGGGAGGAGGTGCCCGACGCGATCAAGAAGACGTTCGACCGGCTCGGCATCCCCGAGGCCGAGCGAAAGTTCCTCGCCGGGGTGAAGGCCCAGTTCGAGAGCGAGGTGGTCTACGGGTCGCTGCAGGAGGACCTGGCCAAGAAGGGAGTGATCTTTACCGACACCGACACCGCCGTCCGCGAGCATTCCGACCTGCTCCGCGAATACTTCGGCACGATCATTCCCCCCACCGACAACAAGTTCGCCGCCCTCAACTCCGCCGTCTGGTCGGGAGGCTCTTTCATCTACGTTCCCAAGGGGGTGAAGATCGAGTTTCCGCTCCAGGCCTACTTCCGCATCAATGCCGAGAGCATGGGGCAGTTCGAGCGGACGTTGATCATCGTCGACGAGGGGGCGCAGGTGCACTACGTGGAGGGCTGCACGGCCCCGATGTACTCGACCGAGAGCCTGCACTCCGCCGTCGTCGAGATCGTCGTCAAGCGCGGCGGCCGCTGCCGCTACACGACGATCCAGAACTGGGCCAACAACATCTACAATCTCGTCACCAAGCGGGCCATGGCCTACGGCGATTCCCTCATGGAGTGGATCGACGGCAACCTCGGCAGCCACCTGACGATGAAGTACCCGGCGGTCTACATGATGGAGCCGGGGGCCCGGGGGGAGATCCTCTCGATCGCCTTCGCCTCCGCCGGCCAGCACCAGGACGCCGGCGCCAAACTCGTCCACGCCGCGCCGCACACCAGCGGCCGGATCGTCTCCAAGAGCATCTCCAAGAACGGCGGCCGGGCCAGCTACCGGGGCCTCGTCAAGGTCGAGCCGGGGGCGAAGAAGAGCCGCTCCAGCGTCGTCTGCGACGCCCTGATCCTCGACGACCGGAGCCGCAGCGACACCTACCCGTACATCGAGATCGAGGAGCAGGACGTCTCGATCGGCCACGAGGCGAGCGTCTCCAAGATCGGCGAGGAGCAGCTCTTCTACTTGCAGAGCCGCGGCCTCACCGAGGCCGAGGCGAGCACGATGATCGTCGGCGGCTTCATCGAGCCGCTCGTCAAGGAACTGCCGATGGAGTATGCGGTGGAGATGAACCGGCTGATCGAACTGCAGATGGAAGGCTCCGTGGGCTAG
- a CDS encoding glycosyl transferase family 1, whose translation MRIVHITAGAGGRLCGSCLHDNALVRTLRDRGADALLVPAYVPTTSDEEVVAERRVVMGGVNVWLQQHVPLFRHTPAFVDRLLDAPALLAWLSARTGSTRAADLGPLTVSSLEGERGHQRKEVARLAGWLAADVRPDVVQLSNVLLLGLARSIRRATGARVVCTLSGEDLFIDQLPAPHRARTWQLLRERAADCDAFVALNRFYAGFMGERLGVTPERIAVIPHGVDLAAFPAAAPDLRARRNERGGRLVIGFLARACAEKGLDQLVHVLPILARSHDVAVIAAGATIGAERDYIAGCLGLAQRLGVGDRFRWLGQVDRPAKLALLQGCDLFALPTVHPEAKGLSVIEALAAGLPVVASAHGAFPELLDDGRAGLLHRPGDPADLARAIGELLADPVRAAALGTRGHALARERHAAAAMAAAHERLYASL comes from the coding sequence ATGAGGATCGTGCACATCACGGCCGGGGCGGGGGGGAGGTTGTGCGGCAGCTGCCTGCACGACAACGCCCTCGTCCGAACGCTCCGCGACCGCGGGGCCGACGCGCTGCTCGTGCCGGCCTACGTCCCCACCACCAGCGACGAGGAGGTCGTCGCCGAGCGCCGGGTCGTGATGGGGGGTGTCAACGTCTGGCTGCAGCAGCACGTCCCGCTGTTCCGCCATACACCCGCGTTCGTCGACCGGCTCCTCGACGCTCCGGCGCTCCTCGCCTGGCTCTCGGCCCGCACGGGGAGCACGCGGGCCGCCGACCTCGGACCGCTCACCGTGTCGTCTCTCGAAGGGGAGCGGGGGCACCAGCGGAAGGAGGTGGCACGGCTGGCGGGCTGGCTCGCCGCCGACGTCCGGCCCGACGTCGTCCAGCTGTCCAACGTCCTGCTCCTCGGGCTCGCCCGCTCAATCCGCCGGGCCACGGGGGCCCGCGTCGTCTGCACGCTCTCGGGGGAGGACCTGTTCATCGACCAGCTTCCGGCACCGCATCGCGCCCGGACGTGGCAGTTGCTCCGCGAGCGGGCCGCCGACTGCGACGCGTTCGTGGCCCTCAACCGCTTCTATGCCGGCTTCATGGGGGAGCGGCTCGGGGTAACGCCGGAGCGGATCGCGGTCATCCCCCACGGCGTCGATCTGGCGGCGTTTCCAGCCGCGGCCCCAGACCTCCGCGCCCGCCGCAACGAGCGTGGTGGCCGGCTCGTGATCGGCTTTCTCGCCCGGGCCTGCGCGGAGAAGGGGCTCGACCAACTGGTGCACGTCCTGCCGATCCTCGCCCGGAGCCACGACGTCGCTGTGATCGCCGCGGGCGCGACGATCGGCGCCGAACGCGACTACATCGCCGGCTGCCTCGGCCTGGCGCAGCGGCTCGGCGTCGGCGACCGGTTTCGCTGGCTCGGCCAGGTGGACCGACCCGCCAAGCTCGCACTGCTGCAGGGCTGCGACCTGTTCGCGTTGCCGACCGTGCATCCCGAGGCCAAGGGCCTGTCGGTGATCGAGGCGCTGGCCGCCGGTCTGCCCGTGGTGGCGTCAGCGCACGGCGCGTTCCCCGAACTGCTCGACGACGGCCGGGCGGGCCTGCTCCATCGTCCCGGCGATCCCGCCGACCTTGCCCGGGCGATCGGCGAACTGCTGGCCGACCCGGTCCGCGCCGCCGCCCTCGGGACTCGGGGCCACGCGCTGGCCCGCGAGCGCCACGCGGCCGCTGCGATGGCTGCTGCCCACGAGCGGCTCTACGCTTCCTTGTAG
- a CDS encoding Fe-S cluster assembly protein SufD, with the protein MTTATATPTAPAGIPFDRAGLEALLATSAEPNWVGDRRRAALATLESLGLPDRRSENWMRTDLRMFKPAAWSLAAAARPADLPADLLAAAIAAGETGADSLADDGPRPASHLPLAGRFATLDGHVVRDELDPALAARGVAFGAADRVLAAQRAELEPHWFSVIDAGCDWFAALHGAFHRASAVLYVPAGVRVAAPLHVLSAIGPGGVDTSHLLVVLGDGAEATLLTETAGGGAAGTAGGFHCGGTEIVVGRGAFLRIVNLQNWNTGVWHVARQKAVVHEQGRLQWTLGALGSRLSQVAQDVALVGRQADAQVNGVMFTEGRQQLVYNTLQHHEAPACRSDLLYKGALQDRSRIVWRGMIKVDKAAQKTDGYQRNDNLMLSDAARVDSIPGLEIEADDVRCTHGATSGRVDAEQVFYAQARGLSADEAARLVVAGFFRQVFDRITIPPVREALAGAIGRRIRRIS; encoded by the coding sequence ATGACCACGGCCACCGCCACGCCCACCGCTCCCGCCGGCATCCCCTTCGACCGCGCCGGTCTCGAGGCCCTGCTCGCGACCAGTGCCGAGCCGAACTGGGTCGGCGACCGGCGGCGCGCGGCGCTGGCCACGCTCGAGTCGCTCGGCCTGCCCGACCGGCGCAGCGAGAACTGGATGCGGACCGACCTGCGGATGTTCAAGCCCGCCGCCTGGTCGCTCGCTGCCGCCGCACGCCCGGCCGATCTGCCCGCGGACCTCCTCGCGGCGGCGATCGCCGCCGGCGAGACGGGGGCCGACTCCCTTGCCGACGACGGCCCGCGGCCCGCATCGCACCTGCCGCTCGCCGGTCGCTTCGCCACGCTCGACGGTCATGTCGTCCGTGACGAGCTCGATCCGGCGCTCGCCGCCCGCGGTGTCGCCTTCGGCGCGGCGGACCGCGTGCTGGCCGCCCAGCGGGCCGAACTCGAGCCCCACTGGTTCTCGGTGATCGATGCCGGGTGCGACTGGTTCGCCGCCCTGCACGGGGCGTTTCATCGGGCCAGCGCCGTCCTCTACGTGCCGGCCGGCGTCCGGGTGGCCGCACCGCTCCACGTCCTCTCCGCGATCGGCCCGGGGGGTGTCGACACGTCGCACCTCCTCGTCGTTCTCGGCGACGGCGCCGAGGCCACGCTGCTCACGGAAACGGCCGGCGGCGGCGCCGCGGGTACGGCCGGTGGCTTCCACTGCGGCGGCACGGAGATCGTGGTCGGCCGCGGCGCCTTCCTCCGGATCGTCAATTTGCAGAACTGGAACACCGGCGTCTGGCACGTCGCCCGGCAAAAGGCCGTGGTGCACGAGCAGGGGCGGCTGCAGTGGACGCTCGGCGCCCTCGGCAGCCGGCTCTCGCAGGTCGCCCAGGACGTGGCCCTCGTCGGCCGCCAGGCCGACGCCCAGGTCAACGGCGTGATGTTCACCGAGGGCCGGCAGCAGCTCGTCTACAACACGCTGCAGCACCACGAGGCGCCGGCCTGCAGGAGCGACCTGCTCTACAAGGGCGCCCTCCAGGACCGGAGCCGGATCGTGTGGCGCGGCATGATCAAGGTCGACAAGGCCGCGCAGAAGACCGACGGCTACCAGCGGAATGACAACCTGATGCTCTCCGATGCGGCCCGGGTCGACTCGATTCCGGGGCTGGAGATCGAGGCTGACGACGTCCGCTGCACCCACGGGGCGACGAGCGGCCGCGTCGATGCCGAACAGGTGTTCTACGCCCAGGCCCGCGGCCTGTCGGCCGACGAGGCGGCGCGGCTCGTGGTGGCCGGCTTCTTCCGGCAGGTGTTCGACCGGATCACGATACCGCCCGTTCGCGAGGCGCTGGCCGGGGCCATCGGCCGGCGGATCCGGCGCATCTCCTGA
- the mnmG gene encoding tRNA uridine 5-carboxymethylaminomethyl modification enzyme MnmG: MPSRYDYDVVVIGAGHAGVEAACAAARLGCRTALLTSNCDTVGQMSCNPAIGGVGKAQLVREVDALGGVMARAIDATGIQFRVLNRSKGPAMHGPRAQADKKLYQGEVKRLVEETANLDLRQETVEDLLVEPAPGGAAARVVGVRVRGEADYRARAVVLTTGTFLQAVMHVGEATTAGGRAGEGTTAGVSRALDRLGFTIDRFKTGTPCRLSARSIDFSRLDVQPGDPEPQPFSFLTDRIDREQMVCWITRTSPAIHDLIRANLHRAPMFTGQIASRGPRYCPSIEDKVVRFADRETHQLFLEPEGRRTHEIYVNGISTSLPRDVQDEMIRLVPGLEKAVIMRYGYAVEYDYCPPEQLTATLESKRVGGLFFAGQVNGTTGYEEAAAQGLVAGANAALAVAGREPLLLDRQESYIGVLVDDLVTRGVDEPYRMFTSRAEHRLALRHDNADRRLTPAAARLGLAAADRADRLAAKNAAIDGALVILAARRQGGVTLADLLKRPEVGWEQVVAAAPELSTVARDVAVQIENDIRYAGYLALERERIERQRRHAERPIPDGFDFAGVRHLRAEAREQLERIRPRTLGQAGRVSGITPADLALVLLHLEGRR, from the coding sequence ATGCCCTCGCGGTACGACTACGACGTCGTCGTGATCGGCGCCGGCCATGCCGGCGTGGAGGCGGCCTGCGCCGCGGCCCGGCTCGGCTGCCGCACGGCGCTGCTGACCAGCAACTGCGACACCGTCGGCCAGATGAGCTGCAATCCGGCCATCGGCGGCGTCGGCAAGGCACAGCTCGTCCGCGAGGTCGATGCCCTCGGCGGCGTGATGGCCCGGGCGATCGACGCTACCGGCATCCAGTTCCGCGTCCTCAACCGCTCCAAGGGGCCGGCGATGCACGGTCCCCGGGCCCAGGCCGACAAGAAGCTCTACCAGGGGGAGGTGAAGCGGCTCGTCGAGGAGACGGCAAACCTCGACCTCCGGCAGGAGACGGTCGAGGACCTGCTCGTCGAGCCGGCGCCGGGTGGTGCGGCCGCGCGGGTCGTCGGCGTCCGCGTCCGCGGCGAAGCCGACTACCGGGCCCGCGCCGTCGTCCTCACGACGGGGACATTCCTCCAGGCCGTGATGCACGTCGGCGAGGCGACGACGGCCGGCGGCCGGGCGGGGGAGGGGACGACGGCGGGCGTGAGCCGGGCCCTCGACCGGCTCGGCTTCACGATCGACCGCTTCAAGACCGGCACGCCCTGCCGGCTGTCGGCCCGGTCGATCGACTTCTCCCGGCTCGACGTCCAGCCCGGTGACCCCGAGCCGCAGCCGTTCTCCTTTCTCACCGACCGCATCGACCGCGAGCAGATGGTCTGCTGGATCACGCGGACGAGCCCCGCGATCCACGACCTGATCCGGGCCAACCTCCACCGGGCGCCGATGTTCACCGGCCAGATCGCCTCGCGCGGCCCGCGGTACTGTCCGAGCATCGAGGACAAGGTCGTGCGGTTCGCCGACCGCGAGACCCACCAACTGTTCCTCGAGCCCGAGGGCCGCCGGACGCACGAGATCTACGTCAACGGCATCTCGACGAGCCTGCCCCGGGACGTGCAGGACGAGATGATCCGGCTCGTGCCCGGCCTGGAGAAGGCCGTGATCATGCGGTACGGCTACGCGGTCGAGTACGACTACTGCCCCCCCGAGCAGCTCACGGCGACGCTGGAGAGCAAGCGGGTCGGCGGCCTGTTTTTCGCCGGGCAGGTCAACGGCACGACGGGCTACGAGGAGGCGGCCGCCCAGGGGCTCGTGGCGGGGGCGAACGCGGCGCTCGCCGTGGCCGGTCGCGAGCCGCTCCTGCTCGACCGCCAGGAGTCGTACATCGGCGTCCTCGTCGACGACCTCGTGACCCGCGGCGTGGACGAGCCCTACCGGATGTTCACGAGCCGGGCCGAGCACAGGCTGGCGCTGCGGCACGACAACGCCGACCGCCGGCTCACGCCCGCGGCCGCGCGGCTGGGGCTGGCCGCGGCCGACCGCGCCGACCGGCTGGCGGCCAAGAACGCCGCGATCGACGGCGCCCTCGTGATCCTTGCCGCCCGGCGCCAGGGGGGCGTGACACTCGCCGATCTGCTCAAGCGGCCCGAGGTCGGCTGGGAGCAGGTGGTCGCCGCCGCGCCGGAACTTTCGACCGTTGCCCGGGACGTGGCCGTGCAGATCGAGAACGACATCCGCTACGCCGGCTACCTGGCGCTGGAGCGGGAGCGGATCGAGCGGCAGCGCCGGCACGCGGAGCGGCCGATTCCGGACGGCTTCGACTTCGCCGGCGTCCGGCACCTGCGGGCCGAGGCCCGCGAGCAGCTGGAGCGCATCCGGCCGCGGACGCTCGGGCAGGCGGGGCGGGTGAGCGGGATCACGCCTGCCGACCTGGCCCTGGTGCTGCTCCATCTGGAAGGCAGGCGCTGA
- a CDS encoding sulfatase, with the protein MTIDHDIPAARARLLSRRWFFGDCGVGLAGIAAGALAARAAAAATAPPSPLAVKPPHYAPKAKRVVYMFQAGAPSHLELFDWKPELAKRDGTLPPGNLLEGYRAAFINPNSALLGPKFKFQTYGKAGIEMSELVPHIGRIADEICLVRSMQTDAVNHAPAQILMNSGSQQFGRPSFGAWTLYGLGSEAEDLPGFVVLTSAKGTSGGASNYGSGFLPSSYGGIPLRGSGDPVLYLSNPKGIDRQAQRESLDSLGRLNELAAGRFGDPETAARIQAYEMAYRLQASAPELMNLADESPETLSRYGIKDPKQSGYARNCLLARRLLERGVRFVQLFHEAWDQHGDLTKGIKKNCADTEQASAALVMDLKDRGLLDDTIVIWGGEFGRTPMVQGGSDGRDHHNRAFTMWLAGGGIKAGHVHGTTDDFGFNVVEDPVHVHDLNATLLHLLGFDHTKLTYRFQGRDYRLTDVHGQLVKGILA; encoded by the coding sequence ATGACAATCGATCACGACATCCCCGCCGCCCGGGCCCGCCTGCTCTCGCGCCGCTGGTTCTTCGGCGACTGCGGCGTCGGGCTGGCGGGCATCGCCGCCGGGGCCCTCGCGGCGCGTGCAGCGGCCGCGGCCACCGCCCCCCCCTCGCCCCTGGCCGTGAAGCCGCCGCACTACGCCCCGAAGGCGAAGCGGGTGGTCTACATGTTCCAGGCCGGCGCCCCGAGCCACCTCGAACTCTTCGACTGGAAACCGGAGCTCGCCAAACGCGACGGCACGCTGCCCCCGGGCAACCTGCTCGAGGGCTACCGGGCGGCGTTCATCAATCCGAATTCGGCGCTCCTCGGACCGAAGTTCAAGTTTCAGACCTACGGCAAGGCCGGCATCGAGATGAGCGAACTGGTGCCCCACATCGGCCGGATCGCCGACGAGATCTGCCTCGTCCGCTCGATGCAGACCGACGCCGTGAACCATGCCCCGGCGCAGATCCTGATGAACTCGGGCTCGCAACAGTTTGGCCGGCCGAGTTTCGGGGCCTGGACGCTGTACGGCCTCGGCAGCGAGGCGGAAGACCTGCCCGGCTTCGTCGTGCTAACCAGCGCGAAGGGCACGAGCGGCGGCGCGAGCAATTACGGCTCGGGCTTCCTGCCGAGTTCCTACGGCGGCATACCACTGCGGGGGAGCGGCGACCCCGTGCTCTATCTGTCGAATCCGAAGGGGATCGACCGGCAGGCCCAGCGGGAATCGCTCGACTCGCTCGGCCGCCTCAACGAGCTGGCGGCGGGCAGGTTCGGCGATCCGGAGACGGCGGCCCGCATCCAGGCCTACGAGATGGCCTACAGGCTGCAGGCGAGCGCCCCCGAGCTCATGAACCTCGCCGACGAATCGCCGGAGACACTCTCGCGCTACGGCATCAAGGACCCGAAGCAGTCGGGCTATGCCCGCAACTGCCTGCTGGCGCGGCGGCTGCTGGAACGGGGCGTGCGGTTCGTGCAGCTCTTTCACGAGGCCTGGGACCAGCACGGCGATCTCACCAAGGGCATCAAGAAGAACTGCGCCGACACCGAGCAGGCGTCGGCGGCGCTGGTGATGGATCTGAAGGATCGGGGCCTGTTGGACGACACGATCGTGATCTGGGGGGGCGAATTCGGCCGCACACCGATGGTGCAGGGGGGCAGCGACGGCCGCGATCACCACAACCGCGCCTTCACGATGTGGCTGGCCGGCGGCGGCATCAAGGCCGGACACGTGCACGGCACGACCGACGACTTCGGGTTCAACGTGGTCGAGGATCCCGTGCACGTGCACGATTTGAACGCCACGCTCCTGCATCTCCTCGGCTTCGACCACACGAAGCTCACCTACCGCTTCCAGGGCCGCGACTACCGGCTCACCGACGTGCACGGCCAGCTCGTGAAAGGCATCCTCGCCTGA